A segment of the bacterium genome:
CGGTTTGGACAGATAATCGAACGCGCCGGACTTCATTGCTTCAACCGCTAATTTTTCCGAACCGTGTGCAGTAATGACGATGACAAAACCGGAAAGATTTTGTTCTTTCATTTTACGTAAAAGATCGATACCGCTCATTCCCGGCATGGATACGTCCGTAATGATGACGTCGTAGGAATGGCTATTAACCATTGTGAGCGCCGACACTCCGTCTTCGGCCTCGGACACGCGATACCCTTCCGGCCGCAACGCTTTGACAATGCCGTAGCGAGCGGCTTTTTCGTCATCCACTACCAAAACTTTGATGGTTTCAAAACTATTTTCGGTTCCGTTCATGACTTTATTTGGTATTTAATTCGTCAAACGCCGCTGTCAAATTCTGTTTCATGGCCCCTTCCCAGCGTGCAATCAGGTGTTCAAATTTCGGTATAGCCGCATACGCAATAATTTTTTCTTTGGGTTCGCCGCTTTTCATTTTGCCTTCAACAAATTCCAGTAATGCGCTCAAATAATCTCTCATCGCTTTCACATCTTGAACGGATCCGGTGCAGCCTTCGTCCGAATTGGAGTGGCCGAAAATATATAATGTATCATTGGAATAAGCTTTTGCGAGTTTCTCAATTACATCGATCCAGCTACGGATGGAGCCGCCGCCGTTGGAATCGATAAAAGGAAGGACTTTATTAAACACCAGGTCACCAACGTGGGCGACATTTGCTTTCTCAAAATGAACAACCGAATCACCGCCCGTATGCGCAGGCCCAAAATAACGCGCTGTAATAATTTCTTTGCCAATCTCTGTACGCCATTGGTCGGCAAACGTCGTATCGGCGTATACCTGCTGCGGCGCGTCCTTTTGTTCTTTCGCTTGTTTTTCCTGTAAAGCGGGCACATT
Coding sequences within it:
- a CDS encoding MBL fold metallo-hydrolase → MRTSRRSFLKILAGVPGLIAFPGLLRSSSFGTLSAPGMKPLRGQIGIYSGRGGTIAWFIDTDAVTVIDTQYPESAEKFVIELKTQTARTIDFVFNTHHHRDHTWGNYILKPYADKFVAHQNVPALQEKQAKEQKDAPQQVYADTTFADQWRTEIGKEIITARYFGPAHTGGDSVVHFEKANVAHVGDLVFNKVLPFIDSNGGGSIRSWIDVIEKLAKAYSNDTLYIFGHSNSDEGCTGSVQDVKAMRDYLSALLEFVEGKMKSGEPKEKIIAYAAIPKFEHLIARWEGAMKQNLTAAFDELNTK